The following proteins are encoded in a genomic region of Streptococcus cristatus AS 1.3089:
- a CDS encoding ABC transporter ATP-binding protein, which yields MTKNKNVILTARDIVVEFDVRDRVLTAIRGVSLDLVEGEVLALVGESGSGKSVLTKTFTGMLEENGRVAQGTIDYRGTDLTALKSNKDWEPIRGAKIATIFQDPMTSLDPINTIGSQITEVIVKHQGKTSKEAKEMAIDYMTKVGIPDAEKRFEEYPFQYSGGMRQRIVIAIALACRPDILICDEPTTALDVTIQAQIIDLLKSLQAEYHFTTVFITHDLGVVASIADKVAVMYAGEIVEYGTVEEVFYDPKHPYTWSLLSSLPQLAEANGELYSIPGTPPSLYTTIKGDAFALRSDYAMAIDFEEKAPAFQVSDTHWAKTWLLHEDAPKVEKPAIIENLHDKIRSKMGFNHLEA from the coding sequence ATGACAAAAAATAAAAATGTAATATTGACTGCTCGCGATATTGTCGTGGAATTTGACGTTCGTGACAGAGTATTGACCGCCATTCGCGGTGTTTCCCTTGACTTAGTTGAAGGGGAAGTTCTAGCTTTGGTTGGAGAGTCTGGCTCTGGTAAATCTGTTTTGACAAAAACATTTACTGGAATGTTGGAAGAAAACGGCCGTGTAGCCCAAGGAACGATTGATTATCGGGGAACTGATTTGACCGCTCTAAAGAGCAACAAGGATTGGGAACCAATCCGCGGTGCTAAAATTGCGACTATTTTCCAAGATCCCATGACCAGTTTGGATCCGATCAATACCATCGGAAGTCAAATTACCGAAGTAATCGTCAAACACCAAGGAAAAACAAGCAAAGAAGCCAAAGAAATGGCAATCGACTACATGACCAAGGTCGGTATTCCTGACGCTGAGAAGCGTTTTGAAGAATATCCATTTCAATATTCAGGCGGGATGCGTCAACGGATTGTTATCGCGATCGCCTTGGCTTGCCGTCCAGATATCCTGATCTGTGATGAGCCTACAACGGCCCTTGATGTGACGATTCAGGCGCAGATTATTGACTTGCTCAAATCATTGCAGGCAGAATACCATTTCACGACTGTCTTTATCACCCACGACCTTGGTGTTGTGGCAAGTATTGCTGATAAAGTTGCGGTTATGTATGCTGGCGAAATTGTTGAATATGGAACGGTTGAGGAAGTCTTCTATGATCCAAAACATCCATATACATGGAGCTTGCTGTCTAGCTTGCCACAGTTAGCTGAAGCAAATGGTGAACTTTACTCGATTCCAGGTACACCACCTTCACTGTACACTACCATTAAAGGAGATGCTTTTGCACTTCGTTCGGACTATGCAATGGCCATTGATTTCGAAGAAAAAGCTCCTGCCTTTCAGGTTTCCGATACGCACTGGGCTAAGACTTGGCTCTTGCACGAAGATGCACCAAAGGTTGAGAAACCAGCCATTATCGAAAACCTTCATGATAAAATTCGTTCAAAAATGGGCTTCAATCACTTAGAGGCTTAG
- the oppC gene encoding oligopeptide ABC transporter permease OppC, which yields MATIDKSKFQFVKRDDFASETIDAPAYSYWRSVIRQFLKKKSTTIMLGILIAIVLMSFIYPMFSKFDFNDVSKVNDFSMRYIKPNAEHWFGTDSNGKSLFDGVWFGARNSILISIIATVINLIIGIIVGAIWGISKAVDRVMMEVYNIISNIPSLLIVIVLTYSIGAGFWNLIFAMTITGWVGIAYTIRIQIMRYRDLEYNLASRTLGTPTLKIVTKNIMPQLVSVIVTTTSQMLPSFISYEAFLSFFGLGLPVTVPSLGRLISDYSQNVTTNAYLFWIPLTTLILVSLSFFVVGQNLADASDPRTHR from the coding sequence ATGGCTACAATTGATAAAAGTAAATTCCAATTTGTCAAACGTGACGATTTTGCCTCTGAAACGATTGATGCTCCAGCCTATTCATACTGGCGCTCCGTTATACGTCAATTCTTGAAAAAGAAGTCAACGACTATCATGTTAGGGATTCTAATTGCCATCGTGTTGATGAGTTTCATTTATCCCATGTTCTCGAAATTTGATTTCAATGATGTCAGCAAGGTAAATGACTTTAGCATGCGTTATATCAAACCCAATGCTGAGCACTGGTTTGGTACAGATAGCAATGGTAAGTCTTTGTTTGACGGTGTGTGGTTTGGTGCGCGGAATTCTATCCTGATTTCCATTATTGCAACAGTCATTAACTTGATTATCGGAATTATTGTCGGTGCTATCTGGGGGATTTCCAAAGCGGTTGATCGTGTCATGATGGAAGTCTATAATATCATTTCAAATATTCCATCCCTCTTGATTGTCATTGTCTTGACCTACTCTATCGGTGCAGGTTTCTGGAACTTGATATTTGCCATGACCATCACTGGCTGGGTAGGGATTGCTTATACAATTCGTATTCAGATTATGCGTTACCGTGATTTGGAGTATAATTTGGCTTCTCGTACTTTGGGAACACCAACTCTTAAAATTGTTACCAAGAATATCATGCCACAGTTGGTGTCAGTTATCGTGACCACGACTTCTCAAATGCTTCCAAGCTTTATCTCTTACGAGGCCTTTCTGTCTTTCTTTGGGCTTGGTCTTCCTGTGACAGTACCAAGTTTGGGACGCTTGATTTCTGACTATTCACAAAACGTAACTACCAACGCTTACCTTTTCTGGATTCCATTGACAACCTTGATCTTGGTATCCCTGTCCTTCTTCGTAGTTGGTCAAAACTTAGCCGATGCAAGTGATCCACGGACACATAGATAG
- a CDS encoding ABC transporter permease — translation MKKYIFMRILRSLVSIFLVTTLTYTIIYTMVPRRLIFKQDPNYNKVATTEDKKTNYENTVYERMGYVDYYDTKELQEKAKKENKSVTTEPTEENKKIYEAYIEKLGKGWKLYQFKESKEFYAVREVPVYERVIEFYTNLIQIDHPNVIQDEENPNLERYIRIENDPAIGWSVVGSGTRHKYLLYFNGQFPFVHQNFVSLNLGNSYPTYANTPVLQVISQGQGQTKSSEVQFPTGKKTSSVNIYSRTYKTPSKADSQDIAKYGKGDAYTATKNNYQNPSMIASSAIIGLIGVALSYLIAVPLGSYMARLKNTWFDSISTAALTFMMSLPTIALVYIVRLAGSTLGLPDSFPILGASDWRSYVLPSLILGLLSAPWTAVWIRRYMIDLQSQDFVRFARAKGLSEKEISNKHIFKNAMVPLVSSIPASIVGVIAGATLTETVFAFPGMGKMLIDSVKASNNSMVVGLVFIFTCLSIFALLIGDVLMTMLDPRIKLTSKGGK, via the coding sequence ATGAAAAAATACATTTTTATGCGTATTTTACGCTCACTTGTGTCGATTTTCTTGGTAACGACCTTGACCTATACCATTATTTATACAATGGTTCCGAGAAGATTGATTTTCAAACAAGACCCGAACTATAATAAGGTAGCCACAACCGAAGATAAAAAGACAAACTATGAAAATACAGTCTATGAGCGGATGGGCTATGTTGACTACTATGATACAAAAGAGTTGCAGGAAAAAGCAAAGAAAGAAAATAAATCTGTAACGACTGAACCGACTGAAGAGAACAAGAAGATCTATGAAGCCTATATTGAGAAACTTGGCAAAGGTTGGAAATTGTATCAATTCAAAGAAAGCAAGGAATTCTATGCTGTTCGTGAAGTTCCAGTTTACGAGCGTGTAATTGAGTTTTACACAAATCTGATTCAGATTGACCATCCAAATGTGATTCAAGATGAGGAAAATCCAAATCTTGAGCGCTATATCCGAATCGAAAATGACCCTGCTATTGGTTGGTCTGTCGTCGGATCTGGTACTCGTCATAAATACCTTCTATATTTCAATGGTCAGTTCCCATTTGTTCACCAAAACTTTGTTAGCTTGAACCTAGGAAATTCTTACCCTACTTATGCTAATACACCTGTACTTCAGGTTATTTCGCAAGGGCAAGGTCAGACTAAATCATCAGAAGTTCAATTCCCAACTGGTAAGAAAACTTCTTCTGTCAATATTTACTCTCGGACTTACAAGACACCAAGTAAAGCAGACTCTCAGGATATTGCCAAGTATGGTAAGGGAGATGCCTATACTGCAACTAAGAACAACTATCAAAATCCATCAATGATCGCCAGTTCAGCTATTATTGGTCTGATTGGTGTAGCTCTTTCTTATTTGATTGCGGTCCCACTTGGATCATATATGGCTCGTTTGAAAAATACATGGTTTGATAGTATTTCAACAGCTGCCTTGACCTTTATGATGTCCCTGCCAACGATTGCCCTTGTCTACATCGTTCGTCTGGCTGGTTCTACTCTAGGTCTTCCGGATTCCTTCCCAATTTTGGGAGCAAGTGATTGGCGTTCTTATGTTCTGCCATCTCTTATCCTCGGTCTTTTAAGCGCGCCGTGGACAGCTGTCTGGATCCGTCGTTATATGATCGACTTGCAATCTCAAGACTTTGTCCGTTTTGCCCGTGCTAAAGGTCTTTCTGAGAAAGAAATTTCTAACAAACATATTTTCAAAAATGCCATGGTACCATTGGTATCTAGTATTCCAGCCTCTATCGTTGGTGTCATTGCCGGTGCGACTCTGACAGAAACAGTCTTTGCCTTCCCAGGGATGGGTAAAATGTTAATCGACTCTGTTAAGGCGTCTAACAATTCAATGGTGGTTGGCCTTGTGTTTATTTTCACCTGTCTTTCAATCTTTGCCCTCTTAATTGGTGATGTGTTGATGACAATGCTTGACCCACGTATTAAATTAACATCTAAAGGAGGTAAATAA
- a CDS encoding peptide ABC transporter substrate-binding protein, translating to MKKSKVLALAGVSLLSVGVLAACSSSSKGKSEATSYNYVYSADPETLDYVTSGKASTADFVTNGVDGLLENDQYGNFVPSMAESWTVSKDGLTYTYKIRKDAKWYTSEGEEYGDVTAQDFVTGLKHAADKKSQALYLVQQSVKGLDDYVNGKITDFSTVGVKAVDDHTLQYTLNQPEPQWNSKTTSQVLWPINAEFLKKQGDKFGQSTDPTSILYNGPFLMKSITAKSAVEYQKNENYWDKENVHIDTIKLAYFDGQDQDALARNFKDEAYTVARLYPTSSNYAGIEKDFKDNIFFTPPSAGVAVMGVNIDRQSYNHTSKTTDAQKSSTKKAILNKDFRQALNFAIDRTSYSAQINGEEGAPYAVRNTYVPPSFVQVGEKSFGDVVEEKVAALGEEWKGVQLEDGQDGLFNAEKAKAEFAKAKAALQAEGVEFPIHLDLPVAQTSKPMVNRAQSLKQSVEKTLGAENVVVDIQQMSEDDLYNITYYAPNAAAEDWDISTAVGWNPDYQDPSTYLDILKTTSTETTKTYLGFEGADNAAAKQVGLDEFDRLVNEAGKETSDVVTRYEKYAAAQAWLTDNSLVVPLMANPGAAPFISRIEPFSGAYAQTGNKTSSTYFKRLKVTNDVVTKKDYEAARKKWLKEKEESNAKAQKDLESHVE from the coding sequence ATGAAAAAAAGCAAAGTATTGGCTTTGGCTGGAGTTAGTCTTCTTTCAGTAGGTGTTTTAGCTGCTTGTTCTAGCTCATCAAAAGGCAAAAGCGAAGCAACATCTTACAACTATGTTTATAGTGCTGATCCAGAAACATTGGATTATGTAACATCTGGTAAAGCTTCAACAGCTGATTTTGTGACAAATGGTGTAGATGGTTTGTTGGAAAATGACCAATATGGTAATTTTGTACCATCAATGGCAGAGTCTTGGACTGTCTCTAAAGACGGCTTGACTTACACCTACAAAATCCGTAAAGATGCCAAATGGTACACTTCAGAAGGTGAAGAATATGGTGATGTGACTGCTCAGGACTTTGTAACTGGTCTTAAGCATGCAGCTGATAAAAAATCACAAGCTCTTTACCTTGTGCAACAATCTGTGAAAGGTTTGGATGACTATGTAAATGGTAAAATAACCGATTTCTCTACTGTTGGAGTTAAAGCAGTTGACGACCATACTCTTCAATACACTCTTAACCAACCTGAGCCACAGTGGAATTCAAAAACAACTTCACAAGTCCTGTGGCCAATCAATGCAGAATTCCTTAAGAAACAAGGGGATAAATTCGGTCAATCTACTGATCCAACTTCTATCCTTTACAATGGACCATTCTTGATGAAATCTATCACAGCTAAATCTGCTGTAGAGTACCAAAAGAATGAAAACTACTGGGACAAGGAAAATGTCCACATCGATACAATTAAGTTGGCTTACTTTGATGGACAAGACCAAGATGCTCTTGCTCGTAACTTCAAAGATGAGGCTTATACGGTAGCTCGTCTCTACCCTACAAGCTCAAACTATGCTGGTATCGAAAAAGATTTCAAGGATAACATTTTCTTCACACCACCAAGTGCCGGTGTAGCCGTTATGGGTGTCAATATCGACCGCCAAAGCTACAATCATACAAGCAAAACAACAGATGCTCAAAAGTCTTCTACTAAGAAAGCCATTCTTAACAAAGACTTCCGTCAAGCCTTGAACTTTGCTATCGACCGTACATCATACTCAGCACAAATCAATGGTGAAGAGGGCGCTCCTTATGCTGTCCGCAACACTTATGTGCCACCTTCATTTGTTCAAGTCGGTGAAAAATCTTTCGGTGACGTTGTAGAAGAAAAAGTTGCAGCCTTGGGTGAAGAGTGGAAAGGTGTTCAACTTGAGGACGGTCAAGATGGTCTCTTTAATGCTGAGAAAGCAAAAGCAGAGTTTGCAAAAGCAAAAGCAGCCCTACAAGCTGAGGGAGTAGAATTCCCAATCCATCTGGATCTTCCAGTTGCTCAGACTTCTAAGCCAATGGTTAACCGTGCGCAATCACTTAAGCAATCTGTTGAAAAGACTTTGGGAGCTGAGAATGTTGTTGTAGATATCCAACAAATGTCAGAAGATGATCTTTACAACATTACTTACTATGCACCAAATGCCGCTGCTGAAGATTGGGATATCTCAACAGCTGTTGGTTGGAACCCTGACTATCAAGATCCATCAACTTATTTGGATATTTTGAAAACTACATCAACTGAAACTACAAAGACTTACCTTGGGTTTGAGGGAGCAGACAATGCTGCCGCTAAGCAAGTTGGTTTAGATGAATTTGACCGCTTGGTAAATGAAGCTGGTAAGGAAACTTCAGATGTTGTTACTCGCTACGAAAAATATGCAGCAGCTCAGGCTTGGTTGACTGACAACTCTCTTGTTGTTCCATTGATGGCAAATCCTGGTGCAGCACCATTTATCTCACGTATCGAGCCATTCTCAGGTGCTTATGCCCAAACTGGTAATAAGACAAGTTCTACTTACTTCAAACGTCTTAAAGTTACAAATGACGTAGTAACGAAGAAAGACTACGAAGCAGCTCGTAAGAAATGGCTGAAAGAAAAAGAAGAGTCAAATGCGAAAGCACAAAAAGATCTCGAAAGTCATGTAGAATAA
- a CDS encoding glycerophosphoryl diester phosphodiesterase membrane domain-containing protein, producing the protein MKPEKLSFKRLYHNLDKILVLFFMVFMMMEYAWIPFNSYAAEYLLKQTGYLFLSYNNVWAVLSSNWLVGLAFLVLVVVNLFVAYFQSGMIFMGIRNLLDQENRPVFAFLGKTFKDSFALVKKAGPGKMLFIVLYMGFLFPFLRQILKIYYLNKILIPDFIITYLVNNILFAILMGALVIGMLLIAVRLMFALPQLFFEHATVPQAIRFSLAKTKNRLFFYTRHLLWIIIKSFLIYTFLLVPAILGQQYAHTRPNEIALLGGIAAFVLIKLAYYIMLSYFLLKFVSFLTDQTLTDYPTKRGLSPMRWFVLTIAILSFALEGFVYLSLPLKNVPITISHRGVSRENGIQNTVEALEKTALLKPDLVEMDVQETKDGQFVMMHDANLKQLAGIDAQPQDLTLAELTSLEISENGYRAKISSFDDYFTRANQLGQRLLIEIKTSKKDSKDMMERFLSKYGAKIKVYQHQIQSLDYQVIDQVVKYDSSIPSFFILPYNTIFPRTKASGYTMEYSTLDDNFVNKLWESDKRLYDWTINDEDSIIKSFRLGVDGMITDDLELVQTSIKELKDDPDYTTLLLNKFLDLLNFS; encoded by the coding sequence ATGAAACCAGAAAAACTTAGTTTTAAGCGCCTTTATCATAATTTAGATAAAATCCTAGTTCTCTTTTTCATGGTCTTTATGATGATGGAGTACGCTTGGATTCCCTTTAATTCCTATGCAGCAGAGTATCTGCTCAAACAGACAGGCTACCTCTTTTTGTCCTACAATAATGTTTGGGCAGTCCTCAGTTCCAATTGGCTGGTCGGTCTAGCCTTTCTAGTCCTTGTTGTGGTCAATCTCTTTGTCGCCTATTTCCAGAGCGGCATGATTTTTATGGGAATTCGCAATCTTTTGGACCAAGAAAATCGGCCAGTCTTTGCTTTTCTTGGGAAAACATTCAAGGATAGCTTTGCGCTTGTCAAGAAGGCTGGTCCAGGGAAAATGCTCTTTATCGTCCTTTATATGGGTTTTCTTTTTCCCTTCTTGCGCCAAATTTTGAAGATTTACTATCTCAATAAAATTTTGATCCCAGATTTTATCATTACCTATCTTGTAAATAATATCCTGTTTGCTATTCTCATGGGAGCCCTTGTCATCGGCATGCTGTTAATCGCAGTTCGGCTGATGTTCGCTCTTCCTCAGCTCTTTTTTGAGCATGCAACAGTGCCTCAGGCTATTCGTTTTAGTCTGGCTAAGACCAAAAATCGTCTTTTCTTTTACACCAGACATCTTCTTTGGATTATTATCAAAAGCTTTTTGATTTATACCTTCCTTTTAGTTCCAGCGATACTAGGACAGCAATATGCACATACCCGACCAAATGAGATTGCCCTCCTTGGTGGCATTGCTGCCTTTGTCCTAATCAAGTTGGCCTACTATATTATGCTGTCTTATTTCCTCCTCAAATTTGTCTCCTTCTTGACGGACCAAACTTTGACTGACTATCCTACTAAAAGAGGCTTGTCTCCCATGCGCTGGTTCGTTCTGACTATTGCCATTCTGAGTTTTGCTTTAGAAGGCTTTGTTTATCTAAGCCTCCCTCTGAAAAATGTTCCGATTACGATTTCCCATAGAGGAGTTTCGAGGGAAAATGGAATTCAGAACACCGTAGAAGCATTGGAAAAAACAGCCTTACTCAAACCTGACTTGGTTGAAATGGATGTGCAGGAAACCAAGGATGGACAGTTCGTCATGATGCACGACGCAAATCTGAAGCAGTTGGCAGGTATCGATGCCCAACCTCAAGACTTAACCTTGGCAGAGTTGACTTCGCTAGAGATTTCAGAAAATGGCTATCGGGCAAAGATTTCCAGTTTTGATGATTACTTTACCCGCGCCAATCAACTCGGTCAGCGCCTCTTGATTGAAATCAAGACGAGCAAGAAAGATTCTAAGGACATGATGGAACGATTTTTGAGCAAATATGGTGCCAAGATCAAGGTTTATCAACACCAGATTCAGTCCTTGGACTACCAAGTCATCGATCAGGTTGTCAAATATGACTCCTCTATCCCCAGCTTCTTTATCCTACCTTATAATACAATCTTTCCACGAACCAAGGCTTCTGGCTATACCATGGAATATTCAACCTTGGATGATAACTTTGTCAACAAGCTCTGGGAATCTGACAAACGCCTCTATGACTGGACTATCAACGATGAGGACAGTATCATCAAATCCTTTCGATTGGGAGTAGACGGGATGATTACAGATGATTTAGAGCTGGTTCAGACTTCCATCAAAGAACTCAAGGATGATCCAGACTATACTACCCTTTTGCTGAATAAATTTTTAGACTTGCTAAATTTTTCCTAG
- a CDS encoding DUF536 domain-containing protein: MAIEKTVSELAEILGVSRQAINNRVKALPPEDTEKNEKGVTVVTRSGLIKLEEIYKKTIFEDEPVSEEVKQRELMEILVDEKNAEILRLYEQLKAKDSQLAKKDEQLRIKDVQIAEKDKQLDQQQQLTAKAMSERETLLLELDEAKEKVQKQENKGFFARLFGK, translated from the coding sequence ATGGCAATTGAAAAGACAGTCAGCGAGCTGGCCGAGATTTTAGGAGTCAGCCGTCAGGCAATCAATAATCGTGTCAAGGCCTTGCCGCCAGAAGATACAGAAAAAAATGAAAAAGGTGTCACAGTCGTGACCCGCAGTGGCCTGATTAAGCTAGAAGAAATTTACAAAAAAACCATTTTTGAAGATGAGCCTGTCAGTGAGGAAGTCAAGCAGCGCGAGTTAATGGAAATCTTAGTGGATGAAAAAAATGCTGAGATTTTGCGCCTTTATGAGCAATTAAAAGCTAAAGATAGCCAGTTGGCTAAAAAAGACGAGCAACTCCGTATCAAAGATGTGCAAATTGCCGAAAAGGACAAGCAGCTGGACCAGCAGCAACAGTTGACAGCCAAGGCTATGAGCGAGCGGGAAACCCTTCTTTTGGAGCTGGATGAAGCTAAGGAGAAGGTACAAAAGCAGGAAAACAAAGGATTTTTCGCTCGTTTGTTTGGTAAATAA
- a CDS encoding pseudouridine synthase, which yields MRLDKFLVESGLGSRSQVKQLLKKGQVWVNGTAVTSAKTQIDERSDQIVVDGQTLVYEKYVYYLLNKPKGVISATEDDRHKTVLDLLDDTARQKEVFPVGRLDVDTHGLLLLTNNGQLSHAMLSPKRHVAKVYQAQVAGLMDQADVERFAQGIELKDFTCQPAQLEIIERDEGAKTSLVRITLSEGKFHQVKRMVLACGKEVTDLQRLSMGPLQLDPSLELGQWRRLTKEEMQSLEIFQVEL from the coding sequence ATGCGTCTGGATAAATTTCTAGTGGAAAGTGGACTTGGCTCGCGCAGTCAAGTCAAGCAACTATTGAAAAAAGGTCAAGTCTGGGTCAACGGGACAGCAGTCACATCAGCCAAGACACAGATTGATGAACGGTCGGATCAGATTGTGGTGGATGGTCAGACCCTGGTTTATGAAAAATATGTCTACTATCTCTTGAACAAACCCAAGGGTGTCATTTCCGCCACTGAAGATGACCGCCATAAAACGGTTTTAGATTTGTTGGACGATACTGCCCGTCAAAAAGAAGTCTTTCCTGTGGGGCGGTTAGATGTGGACACGCATGGGCTTCTACTTTTGACCAATAATGGTCAGTTATCACACGCTATGCTATCTCCCAAGCGACATGTGGCTAAGGTTTATCAAGCTCAGGTTGCTGGTCTGATGGATCAGGCGGATGTTGAGCGTTTTGCCCAAGGAATCGAACTCAAAGACTTCACTTGTCAGCCTGCCCAGCTCGAAATTATCGAAAGAGATGAAGGAGCGAAGACCAGTCTGGTCCGTATCACCCTATCAGAAGGTAAGTTTCATCAGGTGAAGCGGATGGTTTTAGCATGTGGGAAGGAAGTCACCGACCTTCAGCGTTTGTCTATGGGACCTCTGCAGCTAGATCCAAGTCTGGAACTGGGGCAATGGCGACGCTTGACTAAAGAAGAAATGCAGAGCTTGGAAATTTTTCAAGTTGAACTATAG
- a CDS encoding MFS transporter, whose protein sequence is MKKFMEKVSILSLSLVLTTSFSISSAQSAMFAFYKDLPESWVELLVSLPSAGIMLMLVLNGLVEKYLSERKMIVTGLLIFSLCGFVPLVNKAYWVIFASRLIFGMGVGLLNAKAISIISERYEGKERIQTFGLRGSAEVVGTALLTLGVSQLLRFGWEISFLVYASGLIVLALYLLFVPYGKEEKHHEEHHRGKGLTAAQWSLTIGLALVAAVIVLTNVVINVRVPGLVEKSGMGSVQTAGLILSTMQLIGIAAGLSFAPLLHYFKENLLTVAGVVFGLTAIMIGLAPNLLLLSVVTIASGFVYSVSLTSIFHILSDRIPSKSLNQATSIVILGCSAGATATTFFLSLIGQFSSQASFIFGVLGSLMVLMAVLAFGILKKKSA, encoded by the coding sequence ATGAAAAAGTTTATGGAAAAAGTGAGTATTCTCTCACTTTCTTTAGTGTTGACGACATCCTTCTCGATTTCCAGCGCCCAATCGGCTATGTTTGCTTTTTATAAAGATTTGCCAGAAAGCTGGGTAGAATTGCTGGTTTCTTTGCCCTCGGCTGGAATTATGCTCATGCTAGTTTTAAATGGCCTAGTGGAGAAATATTTATCGGAGCGAAAGATGATTGTGACGGGGCTCTTGATTTTTTCTCTTTGTGGCTTTGTTCCTCTCGTGAATAAGGCGTATTGGGTGATTTTTGCCTCGCGGCTGATCTTTGGTATGGGAGTTGGTTTGCTCAATGCCAAGGCCATCTCGATTATCAGCGAACGTTATGAGGGCAAGGAACGGATTCAGACCTTCGGTCTACGTGGGTCGGCTGAAGTTGTCGGGACGGCCCTCTTGACACTTGGAGTGAGCCAGTTGCTTCGCTTTGGTTGGGAAATTTCTTTCTTGGTCTATGCTTCGGGTTTGATTGTTCTGGCTCTCTATCTGCTCTTTGTTCCTTATGGCAAGGAGGAGAAGCATCATGAGGAGCATCATAGAGGTAAAGGACTGACAGCTGCACAGTGGTCTTTGACAATCGGCCTAGCTCTGGTAGCAGCGGTCATTGTCTTGACGAATGTGGTTATCAACGTGCGCGTGCCCGGACTGGTTGAAAAGTCTGGGATGGGCAGTGTTCAGACGGCAGGTTTGATTCTTTCAACCATGCAGTTGATTGGTATTGCCGCAGGCTTGTCCTTTGCACCGCTTCTTCATTATTTTAAGGAAAATTTATTGACGGTTGCAGGAGTGGTCTTTGGTCTTACTGCGATCATGATTGGTTTGGCACCAAATCTCTTGCTCTTGAGTGTGGTGACCATCGCTTCTGGCTTTGTTTATAGTGTCAGTCTGACATCGATTTTCCATATTCTTTCCGATAGAATCCCTAGCAAATCCTTGAATCAAGCAACTTCGATTGTGATTTTAGGCTGCAGTGCTGGAGCTACAGCTACAACCTTTTTCTTGTCTTTGATTGGTCAATTCTCAAGCCAAGCTTCCTTTATCTTCGGCGTTTTGGGAAGCCTGATGGTTTTGATGGCAGTGCTGGCTTTTGGGATTCTCAAGAAAAAGTCTGCTTAG
- the def gene encoding peptide deformylase, which produces MSVIEKKSVMDKLTKAAHLIDMSDIIREGNPTLRAVAEEVSFPLSDQEIILGEKMMQFLKHSQDPVMAEKMGLRGGVGLAAPQLDISKRIIAVLVPNLEDEEGNPPKEAYSLAQVMYNPKVVAHSVQDAALADGEGCLSVDREVPGYVVRHARVTVDYFDKDGQKHRIKLKGYNSIVVQHEIDHINGIMFYDRINEKDPFAVKDGMLVLE; this is translated from the coding sequence ATGTCTGTTATTGAAAAAAAATCGGTTATGGATAAATTAACCAAGGCAGCTCATTTGATTGATATGAGCGATATTATTCGTGAGGGAAATCCTACCTTGCGTGCGGTGGCTGAGGAAGTCAGCTTTCCCTTATCTGATCAGGAAATCATTTTAGGTGAGAAAATGATGCAGTTTTTGAAACATTCTCAAGATCCTGTCATGGCGGAAAAAATGGGGCTACGTGGCGGAGTCGGTCTAGCAGCGCCTCAGCTGGATATTTCTAAGCGAATCATCGCTGTGCTGGTGCCAAATCTGGAGGACGAAGAAGGAAATCCACCTAAAGAAGCCTACTCACTGGCTCAGGTCATGTACAATCCTAAAGTTGTGGCCCACTCTGTGCAAGATGCAGCTCTGGCTGACGGCGAGGGTTGCCTTTCCGTCGACCGCGAAGTACCAGGCTATGTCGTGCGTCATGCACGAGTGACCGTGGATTACTTTGACAAGGATGGTCAAAAACACCGCATCAAACTCAAAGGCTACAATTCTATCGTGGTTCAACACGAGATTGACCATATCAACGGCATTATGTTCTACGACCGCATCAACGAAAAAGACCCATTTGCAGTGAAAGACGGCATGTTGGTGCTGGAATAA
- a CDS encoding GlsB/YeaQ/YmgE family stress response membrane protein, protein MIGSMFVGFIIGLMAGAITSRGERMGCIGKILLGWFGSWLGQLLFGHWGPMLADTAILPSVLGAVILLALFWDRGT, encoded by the coding sequence ATGATTGGTAGTATGTTTGTCGGTTTTATTATTGGCCTCATGGCTGGGGCTATTACCAGCCGCGGGGAGCGTATGGGCTGTATCGGAAAAATCCTCTTGGGCTGGTTTGGTTCATGGCTTGGGCAATTGCTTTTTGGCCACTGGGGACCAATGTTAGCGGACACAGCCATTCTTCCCTCAGTCTTGGGCGCTGTGATCCTCTTGGCTCTTTTCTGGGATCGAGGCACTTAG